One part of the Bacillus sp. FJAT-45350 genome encodes these proteins:
- the buk gene encoding butyrate kinase: MNALKILAINPGSTSTKLAIYHGEIIILNETIRHKDEELAGFSSVIEQKGYRMQQLEKLLVHEGHLLEEFDGIVGRGGFLSPLKSGTYIVNNEMIHDLETAKYGEHASNLGAIIAYDLASSVGIAAFIVDPIVVDELTDMARLSGIPELERKSHLHALNIKAVSRKVANTIGRPYECFNFIVAHIGGGISIAAMEKGRIIDVNNGNNEGPYSPERAGGLPSKELIHLCYSGQFTEKEMISKVTKEGGLYAYLGTKSVIEAEERAIQGDIHAQKILEGMIYQLAKEIGAMSTVVNGEIDGIILTGGVSYSEFIINRLRKKIQFLAPVFVQPGEEELEALAFGALRVLSGEEEGNYYQNPN, translated from the coding sequence ATGAATGCATTAAAAATATTAGCGATAAATCCTGGTTCCACTTCTACCAAGCTGGCAATTTATCATGGAGAAATCATCATTTTAAATGAGACAATTCGCCATAAAGATGAGGAGTTAGCTGGTTTTTCTTCAGTAATAGAACAGAAGGGCTATCGGATGCAGCAGTTAGAGAAATTACTGGTCCATGAAGGCCATTTATTAGAAGAATTTGATGGGATTGTTGGGCGTGGTGGGTTCTTATCTCCATTAAAGAGTGGTACGTATATTGTAAATAACGAAATGATTCATGACTTAGAAACAGCAAAGTATGGAGAACATGCTTCTAATCTAGGGGCAATCATAGCTTATGATTTGGCAAGTAGTGTTGGGATAGCAGCTTTTATTGTCGATCCGATTGTTGTAGATGAGCTTACAGATATGGCGAGACTTTCTGGTATTCCTGAGCTTGAACGGAAAAGCCATCTCCATGCGTTGAATATAAAGGCGGTCTCAAGAAAAGTAGCAAATACAATAGGTAGACCATATGAGTGTTTTAACTTTATAGTTGCTCACATAGGTGGAGGTATATCTATCGCAGCTATGGAAAAAGGCAGGATTATTGATGTAAACAATGGGAACAATGAGGGGCCATATTCACCTGAGCGAGCTGGAGGTCTGCCATCTAAAGAGCTTATACACCTTTGCTATTCAGGTCAATTCACGGAAAAAGAAATGATAAGCAAAGTAACAAAGGAAGGTGGCCTATACGCGTACCTCGGAACAAAAAGTGTAATAGAGGCTGAAGAGCGAGCTATACAAGGTGATATACACGCTCAAAAAATACTTGAGGGAATGATATATCAATTAGCAAAAGAGATTGGGGCAATGTCTACTGTAGTAAATGGTGAAATAGATGGAATTATACTAACAGGCGGAGTTAGTTACTCAGAGTTTATTATTAATCGCCTTAGAAAGAAAATACAATTTTTGGCACCTGTTTTTGTTCAACCCGGGGAAGAGGAGTTAGAAGCGTTAGCGTTTGGTGCCTTAAGGGTATTATCTGGTGAAGAAGAAGGGAATTACTACCAAAATCCCAATTGA
- a CDS encoding MarR family winged helix-turn-helix transcriptional regulator yields MKLSLQDYISIKIHKTDLFLTSFIKSKLAEFNLAPEQNLIMMLLWEKDGLTQNQLVEKLAKDKTNIARMASSLEKKGFIRRSNCQDDRRSVRLYLTPSGKELGEEIIPIAEEFNEVVCNGISKEELDELERILSKININVQTNR; encoded by the coding sequence TTGAAATTATCTTTACAAGACTATATAAGTATTAAAATTCATAAAACAGATTTGTTCCTTACTAGCTTTATTAAAAGTAAGTTAGCTGAATTCAATCTGGCTCCAGAGCAGAATTTGATTATGATGCTTCTTTGGGAAAAGGATGGCTTGACTCAGAATCAACTTGTAGAAAAGCTTGCTAAGGATAAGACGAATATTGCAAGAATGGCTTCTAGTCTTGAGAAAAAAGGCTTCATTAGAAGAAGCAATTGTCAAGATGATCGTCGTTCTGTAAGACTCTATCTTACTCCAAGTGGTAAAGAACTTGGTGAAGAAATAATTCCTATCGCAGAAGAGTTTAATGAGGTAGTTTGTAATGGTATTTCAAAAGAAGAGTTAGATGAATTAGAACGAATTCTTTCAAAAATTAATATAAATGTCCAAACTAATAGATAA
- a CDS encoding FAD-dependent oxidoreductase, translated as MYDIAIIGAGPAGASAALITAKAGKKTLLVDNNKSMTARAWVENHYGVMEVSGPDLLETGKKQATKFGSELVETTVESISKTDGGFKVETEDQSYEAKHVIIATGVAVNLAESVGVSTKDGSEPRIKTVIDVDSEGKTNVEGIWAAGTVAGVSVHTIITAGDGAKVAFNVVSQLNGERYVDHDILK; from the coding sequence ATGTACGATATCGCAATTATTGGCGCAGGTCCTGCTGGGGCAAGTGCTGCACTTATTACTGCAAAGGCAGGAAAGAAGACTTTATTAGTTGATAATAACAAAAGCATGACAGCAAGAGCTTGGGTAGAAAATCATTATGGAGTAATGGAAGTTTCAGGTCCTGATTTACTTGAAACAGGGAAGAAACAAGCAACTAAGTTTGGTTCTGAATTAGTAGAGACAACTGTTGAATCAATTTCAAAAACAGACGGTGGATTTAAAGTAGAAACAGAAGACCAATCGTACGAAGCAAAGCATGTAATTATAGCTACTGGTGTTGCAGTTAATCTAGCAGAATCAGTAGGAGTTAGTACGAAAGATGGTAGTGAACCAAGAATAAAGACTGTAATTGATGTAGATTCTGAAGGTAAAACTAATGTTGAAGGAATTTGGGCAGCGGGTACAGTAGCAGGAGTTAGTGTTCACACAATCATTACTGCTGGTGATGGAGCAAAGGTTGCATTTAATGTAGTTAGTCAGCTTAATGGAGAACGTTATGTTGACCATGACATTTTAAAATAA
- a CDS encoding alpha-ketoacid dehydrogenase subunit beta, giving the protein MVTMAKTKQLTFIQAITDGMRVMLQEQEEVIILGEDVGQNGGVFRATDGLQAEFGEERVFDTPLSEAGIIGTSIGMAMNGMKPIAEIQFAGFIYPAYEQIMTHATRMRYRSLGEFTVPMVIRAPYGAGVRAPEIHSDSVEALFTHMPGIKVVCPSTPHDAKGLLISAIEDPDPVLFLEALHSYRSVRGDVPEGKYTIEIGKGEKVKEGEDVTIIAWGAMMPIAIKAAEEAEKGGVSCDVIDLRTLYPIDKDIIAESVQKTGRCVIVHEAQSTGGLGNDIVSIINDTSFLYMKAPVERVTGADVHVPFWALEKHYIPTAARIQKGIQKVVHF; this is encoded by the coding sequence ATGGTAACGATGGCAAAGACGAAACAGCTAACATTTATTCAAGCAATTACAGATGGTATGCGTGTAATGCTTCAAGAACAGGAAGAAGTAATCATTTTAGGTGAAGATGTTGGACAGAATGGGGGCGTATTTCGTGCAACTGATGGACTTCAAGCAGAGTTTGGTGAGGAGCGAGTATTTGATACGCCATTAAGTGAAGCAGGCATTATTGGTACATCGATCGGAATGGCGATGAATGGAATGAAGCCAATTGCTGAAATACAATTTGCTGGCTTTATTTATCCTGCCTACGAACAAATAATGACTCATGCAACACGTATGCGTTATCGTTCATTAGGAGAATTTACAGTTCCTATGGTAATTCGTGCCCCTTATGGAGCTGGTGTACGTGCTCCGGAAATTCACTCTGATAGTGTGGAGGCTTTATTTACTCATATGCCGGGAATTAAAGTTGTTTGTCCATCAACTCCCCATGATGCAAAGGGTTTATTAATTTCAGCGATTGAAGACCCTGACCCGGTATTGTTTTTAGAAGCACTTCATTCTTATCGTTCAGTACGTGGGGATGTTCCAGAAGGGAAGTATACTATTGAAATTGGAAAAGGAGAAAAAGTAAAAGAAGGCGAAGATGTAACTATTATCGCATGGGGTGCGATGATGCCAATTGCGATAAAAGCTGCCGAAGAGGCGGAAAAAGGTGGAGTATCTTGCGATGTAATCGATTTACGTACATTGTACCCAATTGATAAAGACATAATTGCAGAATCAGTTCAAAAAACAGGACGCTGTGTTATCGTTCATGAGGCACAGTCAACGGGTGGCCTTGGAAACGATATTGTATCTATTATCAATGACACGTCATTCTTATATATGAAAGCACCAGTAGAGCGGGTAACTGGGGCAGATGTTCATGTACCTTTTTGGGCATTAGAGAAACATTATATACCGACAGCTGCTCGTATCCAAAAAGGAATTCAAAAGGTTGTTCATTTTTAA
- a CDS encoding phosphate acyltransferase, translating into MRYANFKQVIKEAQKGTPVNISIAAAHDEDVMKAVKDAVDLGMITPFFIGFKVQIEEIARELEFDISSYEIHHTESEEEMTLLAASLAEQGKTEIIMKGLVNSTPFLRGVLHPDFKLRTDKLLSHLSAFEIPGVDHLTYMTDGGLNIAPNKKEREAIVSNGIEFLTDLGLAEPKVVLLSANERINEKMPVTQDSSQLVKTLSSKYPNAIIDGPLPLDLAISKKSLHHKGIESKVDGEADLLVVPTIEAGNILGKAITYYAGGTMAGIVLGARVPLILNSRSDSSLAKLASIALATTAVSNQLVES; encoded by the coding sequence ATGAGGTATGCAAACTTTAAACAAGTAATTAAAGAAGCGCAGAAGGGGACTCCTGTAAACATAAGTATTGCTGCAGCACATGATGAAGATGTAATGAAGGCAGTGAAAGATGCTGTTGATTTGGGCATGATTACTCCGTTCTTTATAGGATTCAAAGTTCAAATTGAAGAAATTGCAAGGGAGCTAGAGTTTGATATTAGTTCTTATGAAATACATCATACAGAGTCAGAAGAAGAAATGACGCTCTTAGCAGCAAGTCTTGCTGAACAAGGTAAGACAGAGATTATTATGAAAGGGTTAGTAAATAGTACCCCATTTCTAAGGGGAGTACTGCACCCTGATTTTAAATTACGCACTGATAAATTATTAAGTCATTTGTCTGCATTTGAAATACCAGGTGTTGACCACCTAACGTATATGACTGATGGTGGGCTTAATATTGCTCCAAATAAAAAAGAGAGAGAAGCCATTGTTTCAAATGGAATTGAGTTTTTAACAGATTTAGGGTTAGCGGAACCAAAAGTCGTTCTTTTATCTGCAAATGAAAGAATTAATGAAAAGATGCCTGTGACTCAGGATAGCTCTCAACTCGTAAAGACGTTATCTAGTAAGTATCCTAATGCAATAATTGACGGCCCGCTACCGTTAGATTTAGCGATAAGCAAAAAGTCACTACACCACAAAGGGATTGAAAGTAAAGTGGACGGGGAGGCGGATTTGTTGGTCGTTCCCACTATCGAGGCTGGTAATATATTAGGAAAAGCGATTACGTATTATGCTGGTGGTACAATGGCGGGAATTGTCTTAGGAGCTAGAGTACCATTAATTTTAAACTCGAGATCTGACTCATCGTTAGCGAAACTAGCTTCAATTGCTCTTGCGACTACGGCAGTTTCCAATCAATTAGTTGAATCATAA
- a CDS encoding glycoside hydrolase family 31 protein, with product MEDSSFAIHPGKKKQLKGTNYQDVGALVSYKKENQSVQIVCENGFVTIFFIRADIVRIIMNPKEKPSLATSFAVIKEPESIGFSIQEDKGLVEIHSKKLKLSVTKSPLRISIYNDACRLLVSENEHGMGFNEKKEVICFKEMDEDDHFYGFGEKTSFLDKRGEKMTMWNSDVFAPHNPEIDALYQSIPYFMTVRDGKAHGIFFDNTFKTAFDMKTSTEMYSFWAEGGQIDYYVFLGPSPKDVLEQYTTITGRMPLPPKWALGYHQSRYSYETEKEVRELVSQFLEKEIPIDAVYLDIHYMDGYRVFTFDEERFPNPEALIRDLQNIGIHVVPIVDPGVKEDPEYSIYQEGIQKDNFCKYIEGNIYFGEVWPGNSAFPDFTNTHVRKWWGEKHKFYTELGIEGIWNDMNEPAVFNETKTMDVKVMHGNDGQPKTHRELHNVYGFFMGESTYEGLKKQLNGKRPFLLTRAGYAGVQRYGTVWTGDNRSFWEHLQMALPMCMNLGMSGVPFCGPDVGGFAHDATGQLLARWTQFGTFTPYFRNHSALDTVRQEPWSFGEEVEKNVKKYIEQRYVWMPHLYTLFKEASKTGVPVMRPLVMEYPTDENTFNLSDQFMVGEQVIVAPILTPDTFHRVVYLPEGNWVNYWTDEKLTGKQHHLINADIETLPIFVKEGAILPHGSVKRSTEVPDKKVTIHIYPKQGEEISYHFYEDDGKTFDYEKGKSFESTIRCIASKQSVEITLENVNTTFTPSWKEWKLVIHQLEEVTSVRINGKEITLIDYDKDTKIGKLTIDVI from the coding sequence ATGGAAGATTCAAGCTTCGCCATACACCCAGGAAAGAAAAAGCAGCTTAAAGGAACTAATTATCAGGATGTTGGAGCATTAGTTTCGTATAAAAAAGAAAATCAGTCCGTTCAGATTGTATGTGAGAATGGGTTTGTTACAATTTTCTTTATTCGTGCTGACATTGTACGTATTATCATGAACCCAAAAGAAAAGCCATCGTTAGCTACGAGTTTTGCCGTAATTAAAGAACCAGAGAGTATTGGCTTTTCTATTCAAGAAGACAAAGGTTTAGTCGAAATTCATAGTAAAAAATTAAAGCTTTCAGTAACAAAGTCTCCTCTACGAATTTCAATATATAATGATGCTTGTAGGCTATTAGTAAGTGAGAATGAGCACGGGATGGGCTTTAATGAAAAGAAGGAAGTAATATGTTTTAAAGAAATGGACGAGGATGACCACTTCTATGGATTTGGAGAGAAGACGAGTTTTCTTGATAAACGTGGGGAGAAAATGACGATGTGGAACTCGGATGTATTTGCACCACATAATCCTGAAATTGATGCATTATATCAATCAATTCCATACTTTATGACGGTGAGGGATGGAAAAGCACACGGAATTTTCTTTGATAACACGTTTAAAACAGCATTTGATATGAAAACATCTACGGAAATGTACTCATTTTGGGCTGAAGGTGGTCAGATAGATTATTATGTCTTTCTAGGTCCAAGTCCAAAAGACGTGCTTGAACAATATACTACGATTACAGGTAGAATGCCTCTTCCTCCTAAGTGGGCTCTTGGCTATCATCAATCACGCTATAGCTATGAAACGGAGAAGGAAGTACGTGAACTTGTAAGTCAATTTCTTGAAAAAGAAATTCCTATTGATGCTGTATACTTAGATATTCATTATATGGACGGGTATCGTGTGTTTACATTTGATGAAGAGCGTTTTCCTAATCCAGAAGCTCTTATTCGAGATTTACAGAATATAGGAATTCATGTTGTGCCGATTGTAGATCCTGGTGTGAAAGAGGATCCTGAGTATTCAATCTATCAAGAGGGAATTCAGAAGGATAACTTCTGTAAATATATCGAAGGAAATATTTACTTTGGTGAGGTGTGGCCTGGTAACAGTGCTTTCCCTGATTTCACTAATACACATGTGCGAAAATGGTGGGGAGAGAAGCATAAATTTTATACTGAGTTAGGAATAGAGGGCATTTGGAATGACATGAACGAGCCTGCTGTGTTTAACGAAACAAAAACAATGGATGTAAAAGTGATGCATGGAAACGATGGCCAACCAAAAACACATCGTGAGCTACATAATGTATATGGATTTTTTATGGGCGAATCCACGTACGAAGGGTTGAAAAAACAGTTAAACGGAAAGCGTCCATTTCTATTAACACGTGCTGGTTATGCTGGTGTTCAACGTTATGGAACAGTTTGGACGGGTGATAACCGAAGCTTCTGGGAGCATTTGCAAATGGCACTGCCGATGTGTATGAACCTGGGGATGTCAGGTGTTCCGTTCTGTGGTCCTGATGTAGGAGGCTTTGCTCATGATGCTACAGGGCAGCTATTAGCACGTTGGACACAGTTTGGTACGTTTACCCCTTATTTTAGAAATCATAGTGCACTAGATACAGTAAGACAAGAGCCTTGGTCATTTGGAGAAGAAGTAGAGAAAAACGTAAAAAAATATATTGAACAAAGGTATGTTTGGATGCCACACCTCTATACACTTTTTAAAGAAGCAAGTAAAACAGGTGTACCAGTTATGCGACCACTAGTAATGGAATACCCAACAGATGAAAATACATTTAACTTATCTGATCAATTCATGGTTGGTGAGCAAGTTATTGTTGCACCGATTTTAACGCCAGATACTTTTCACCGTGTTGTTTACTTGCCTGAAGGTAACTGGGTTAATTACTGGACCGATGAAAAGCTTACAGGAAAGCAACATCATCTCATAAATGCAGACATTGAAACATTACCAATTTTCGTGAAGGAAGGTGCTATTCTTCCACATGGTTCAGTTAAGCGTTCAACTGAGGTCCCAGATAAGAAAGTAACGATTCATATATATCCAAAACAGGGTGAAGAAATAAGTTATCATTTCTATGAAGATGATGGCAAGACCTTTGATTATGAAAAAGGAAAGTCGTTCGAAAGTACGATTCGTTGTATAGCTTCTAAACAAAGTGTTGAAATTACACTTGAGAATGTAAACACAACCTTCACTCCATCATGGAAAGAATGGAAATTAGTTATTCATCAGTTAGAAGAAGTGACGAGTGTCAGAATAAATGGAAAGGAAATTACATTGATTGATTATGATAAAGATACGAAAATAGGTAAATTGACAATTGATGTAATATAA
- a CDS encoding FMN-dependent NADH-azoreductase: protein MAYVLFIKANSRPIEQAVSVKLYQAFLESYKESHPEDTVTELDLFKENLPYYDTDKINGMYKLANGIDLTSSEKEATDLVIKYLNQFLEADKVVIAFPLWNFTVPAVLHTYLDYLAQAGKTFRYTAEGPVGLIPDKQVALLNARGGVYSEGPAQSAEMAVNFVKTMFNFWGVQETTDVIIEGHNQFPDKAEAIIEEGLQTAAKVAAKF from the coding sequence ATGGCATATGTATTATTTATTAAAGCTAATTCAAGACCAATTGAACAAGCGGTGAGTGTAAAGCTTTATCAAGCTTTTCTTGAAAGTTATAAAGAATCACACCCTGAAGATACTGTAACTGAACTTGATTTATTTAAAGAAAATCTACCTTACTATGATACAGATAAGATTAATGGTATGTATAAGCTTGCTAATGGGATAGATTTAACTTCTTCAGAGAAGGAAGCAACTGATTTAGTAATAAAATATTTAAATCAATTCCTTGAAGCAGATAAGGTAGTAATTGCATTCCCGCTATGGAACTTTACGGTGCCTGCTGTATTACACACTTATTTAGACTATTTAGCTCAAGCTGGTAAGACATTCCGATATACAGCTGAAGGTCCAGTCGGTCTAATACCTGATAAACAGGTTGCTCTATTAAATGCAAGAGGTGGAGTGTACTCAGAAGGTCCTGCTCAATCTGCAGAAATGGCAGTAAATTTTGTGAAAACTATGTTTAACTTCTGGGGAGTTCAAGAGACAACGGATGTAATTATTGAAGGTCATAATCAGTTCCCTGATAAAGCAGAAGCAATTATTGAAGAAGGGTTACAAACTGCAGCAAAAGTAGCTGCTAAGTTTTAA
- the pdhA gene encoding pyruvate dehydrogenase (acetyl-transferring) E1 component subunit alpha, producing the protein MTETKIRPATNSTDYNTQFPIIQVIDNQGKFVTDLYKSAISEELVKKFYRQLVCMRIFDRKAKSLQRQGRLGTYPPFEGQEAAQVGSAYALDENDWMFPTYRDHAASITFGNSYSILSSWNGRVEGNVPPKGKKILPPSVPIATQLPLATGAAMAAKKRGTGQVAISYFGDGATSEGDFHEGLNFASVFKAPVVFFNQNNNYAISLPIWKQMNSSTIAQKSVAYEIPGVRIDGNDIFAVYFETKKAVERARNGEGPTLIEAMTWRYGAHTTADDPSKYRDQDESEKRRENDPITRLELFMKEYGYWEEAYAQQVQDESTKEVDAAVKEMETMPPPDINHIYDYMFEESTWTIKEQKEQYLKHLRGEV; encoded by the coding sequence TTGACTGAAACAAAAATTCGACCGGCTACAAATAGTACAGATTATAATACTCAATTTCCTATCATTCAAGTTATTGATAATCAAGGTAAGTTTGTCACAGATTTATATAAAAGCGCTATCTCTGAGGAGTTAGTTAAAAAGTTCTACCGTCAGTTAGTTTGTATGAGAATATTCGATCGGAAAGCAAAAAGTCTTCAGCGTCAGGGACGTCTTGGTACATATCCTCCATTTGAAGGGCAAGAGGCAGCTCAGGTTGGTAGTGCCTATGCATTAGATGAAAATGATTGGATGTTTCCTACCTATAGAGACCATGCTGCAAGTATTACATTTGGAAACTCTTATTCTATTTTATCTTCATGGAATGGAAGAGTAGAGGGGAATGTACCACCTAAAGGAAAGAAGATTTTACCTCCATCTGTTCCGATTGCGACTCAATTACCATTAGCAACAGGTGCGGCAATGGCAGCGAAGAAACGAGGTACTGGTCAAGTAGCTATTTCTTACTTTGGTGATGGAGCTACATCTGAAGGTGATTTCCATGAAGGGTTAAATTTCGCTAGTGTCTTTAAAGCACCTGTTGTATTTTTTAATCAGAACAATAATTATGCTATTTCACTGCCAATCTGGAAGCAAATGAATTCAAGTACGATTGCACAAAAGTCAGTTGCTTATGAAATTCCTGGTGTTCGAATTGATGGTAATGATATCTTTGCTGTTTATTTTGAAACGAAGAAGGCAGTGGAGCGTGCTCGTAATGGTGAGGGTCCAACTCTTATTGAAGCGATGACTTGGAGATATGGTGCGCATACAACGGCAGATGACCCTAGTAAATATCGTGACCAGGATGAAAGTGAAAAGCGGAGAGAAAATGACCCAATTACACGCCTAGAATTATTCATGAAAGAGTACGGGTACTGGGAAGAAGCTTACGCACAACAAGTACAAGATGAATCGACAAAAGAAGTGGACGCTGCGGTTAAAGAAATGGAAACGATGCCACCACCTGATATAAATCATATCTATGATTATATGTTTGAAGAGTCTACTTGGACTATCAAAGAGCAAAAGGAACAGTACTTAAAGCATTTGCGAGGTGAAGTATAA
- the pdhA gene encoding pyruvate dehydrogenase (acetyl-transferring) E1 component subunit alpha, whose translation MSEKDYPIFQIVDEEGKLVSDDFKSELTEELVKHFYFNMMRIRTFDRKAIALQRQGRLGTYAPFEGQEASQVGSALALGENDWLFPTYRDHGATLTFGANMARTYLYWNGRIEGCVPPEGKNIFPPAVPIATQLPHAAGAALAEKRKGTKNAAIAYFGDGATSEGDFHEGLNFASVFKAPAVFFNQNNGYAISVPITKQMNSETVAQKSVAYGMPGERVDGNDIFAVYFTVKKALERARDGEGPTLIESVTQRFGAHTTADDPTKYRDQEKYENSREKKDPVGRLERFMKENGFWDEEWVNKIMGELEQEIQKAVEDMEKFPKPDTNDLFDHVFAEPTWTIKKQKEEFQMLRGEA comes from the coding sequence ATGAGTGAAAAGGATTACCCAATTTTTCAAATCGTTGATGAAGAAGGAAAGTTAGTTTCCGACGATTTTAAATCAGAGTTAACTGAAGAGCTTGTTAAACATTTTTATTTTAACATGATGAGAATTCGTACCTTTGATAGAAAGGCGATTGCTTTACAACGTCAAGGACGTTTAGGGACATATGCTCCTTTTGAAGGACAAGAAGCTTCACAAGTAGGAAGCGCGCTAGCTTTAGGAGAAAACGACTGGTTGTTCCCAACATATCGTGATCATGGAGCTACGCTAACGTTCGGTGCTAATATGGCAAGAACGTACCTATACTGGAATGGTCGTATTGAAGGTTGTGTACCACCTGAAGGAAAGAATATTTTCCCTCCAGCTGTACCAATTGCAACACAATTACCACATGCTGCAGGTGCTGCTTTAGCTGAAAAGCGTAAAGGTACAAAAAACGCAGCAATTGCTTACTTTGGAGATGGTGCAACATCTGAAGGTGACTTCCATGAAGGGTTAAACTTTGCGAGTGTATTCAAAGCACCAGCTGTATTTTTTAACCAAAACAATGGGTATGCAATTTCAGTACCAATTACAAAACAAATGAACTCAGAAACAGTAGCTCAAAAGAGCGTAGCATATGGTATGCCAGGCGAGCGTGTTGATGGTAACGATATTTTTGCAGTTTATTTCACGGTTAAGAAAGCATTAGAAAGAGCTCGTGATGGTGAAGGTCCAACATTAATTGAGTCTGTTACACAACGCTTTGGTGCACATACTACAGCAGATGACCCAACGAAATATCGTGACCAAGAAAAATATGAGAATTCTCGTGAAAAGAAAGACCCAGTTGGAAGATTAGAACGTTTTATGAAAGAGAACGGTTTCTGGGATGAAGAATGGGTTAACAAGATCATGGGAGAATTAGAGCAAGAAATTCAAAAAGCTGTAGAAGATATGGAGAAATTCCCTAAACCAGATACTAACGATTTATTTGATCATGTATTTGCTGAACCAACGTGGACAATTAAAAAGCAAAAAGAAGAGTTCCAAATGCTACGAGGTGAGGCTTAA